Proteins encoded in a region of the Globicephala melas chromosome 1, mGloMel1.2, whole genome shotgun sequence genome:
- the ABL2 gene encoding tyrosine-protein kinase ABL2 isoform X1 has protein sequence MGQQVGRVGEAPGLQQSQPRGIRGSSAARPSSRRRDLAGRTAEAGFNIFTQHDHFASCVEDGFEGDKTGGSSPEALHRPYGCDVEPQALNEAIRWSSKENLLGATESDPNLFVALYDFVASGDNTLSITKGEKLRVLGYNQNGEWSEVRSKNGQGWVPSNYITPVNSLEKHSWYHGPVSRSAAEYLLSSLINGSFLVRESESSPGQLSISLRYEGRVYHYRINTTTDGKVYVTAESRFSTLAELVHHHSTVADGLVTTLHYPAPKCNKPTVYGVSPIHDKWEMERTDITMKHKLGGGQYGEVYVGVWKKYSLTVAVKTLKEDTMEVEEFLKEAAVMKEIKHPNLVQLLGVCTLEPPFYIVTEYMPYGNLLDYLRECNREEVTAVVLLYMATQISSAMEYLEKKNFIHRDLAARNCLVGENHVVKVADFGLSRLMTGDTYTAHAGAKFPIKWTAPESLAYNTFSIKSDVWAFGVLLWEIATYGMSPYPGIDLSQVYDLLEKGYRMEQPEGCPPKVYELMRACWKWSPADRPSFAETHQAFETMFHDSSISEEVAEELGRAASSSSVVPYLPRLPILPSKTRTLKKQGENKENIEGPQDATENSASSSAPGFIRSAQAPSGSPALPRKQRDKSPSSLLEDAKETCFTRDRKGGFFSSFMKKRNAPTPPKRSSSFREMENQPHKKYELTGNFSSVASLQHADGFSFTAAQQEANLVPPKCYGGSFAQRNLCNDDSGGGGGSGAAVGGWSGITGFFTPRLIKKTLGLRAGKPTASDDTSKPFPRSNSTSSMSSGLPEQDRMAMTLPRNCQRSKLQLERTVSTSSQPEENVDRASDMLPKKSEEGAAPTRERPKAKLLPRGATALPLRTPSGDPAITEKDSPGLGVAGVAAAPKSRERNGGARLGMAGVPEDGEQTGWAAPAKAAAVLPTTHNHKVPVLISPTLKHTPADVQLIGTDSQGNKFKLLSEHQVTSSGDKDRPRRVKPKCAPPPPPGVRLLQHPAVCSDSTEEPTSETQEGGKKAAPGAVPISGKAGRPVMPPPQVPLPTSSISPAKMANGTAGTKVALRKTRQVAEKISADKISKEALLECADLLSSAITEPVPNSQLVDTGHQLLDYCSGYVDCIPQTRNKFAFREAVSKLELSLQELQVSSAAAGVPGANPVLNNLLSCVQEISDVVQR, from the exons atcACTTTGCCAGCTGTGTGGAGGATGGATTTGAGGGAGACAAGACTGGAGGCAgtagtccag AAGCCTTGCACCGCCCCTATGGTTGTGATGTTGAACCCCAGGCCCTGAATGAAGCCATCAGGTGGAGCTCCAAGGAGAACTTGCTTGGAGCCACTGAGAGTGACCCTAATCTCTTTGTTGCACTTTATGATTTCGTAGCAAGTGGTGATAACACACTGAGTATCACTAAAG GTGAAAAGCTACGAGTCCTTGGTTACAACCAGAATGGTGAGTGGAGTGAAGTTCGCTCTAAGAATGGCCAAGGCTGGGTGCCAAGCAACTACATCACCCCAGTGAACAGCCTGGAGAAACACTCCTGGTACCATGGACCTGTGTCTCGCAGTGCAGCAGAGTATCTACTCAGCAGTCTAATCAATGGCAGCTTCCTGGTGCGAGAAAGTGAGAGCAGCCCTGGGCAGCTGTCAATCTCGCTCAGGTATGAGGGGCGTGTGTATCACTACAGGATCAATACCACCACAGATGGCAAG GTTTATGTAACTGCTGAGAGCCGCTTTAGCACCTTGGCCGAGCTTGTTCACCATCACTCCACAGTGGCTGATGGACTGGTAACAACACTACACTACCCAGCACCCAAGTGTAATAAGCCTACAGTCTACGGTGTGTCCCCTATCCATGACAAATGGGAAATGGAACGAACAGATATTACCATGAAGCACAAACTTGGGGGTGGTCAGTATGGAGAGGTTTACGTTGGCGTCTGGAAGAAATATAGCCTTACGGTTGCTGTGAAAACATTGAAG GAAGATACTATGGAGGTGGAGGAATTCCTAAAAGAAGCTGCAGTGATGAAGGAAATCAAGCATCCTAATCTGGTACAACTACTAG GTGTATGTACTTTGGAGCCACCATTTTACATTGTGACTGAATACATGCCTTATGGGAACTTGCTTGATTATCTCCGAGAATGCAACCGAGAAGAGGTGACTGCAGTTGTACTGCTTTACATGGCCACTCAGATCTCTTCTGCAATGGAGTATTTAGAGAAGAAGAATTTCATCCATAG AGATCTTGCAGCTCGTAACTGCCTGGTGGGAGAAAACCATGTGGTAAAAGTGGCTGACTTTGGCTTGAGTAGATTGATGACTGGAGACACCTATACTGCTCATGCTGGAGCCAAATTTCCTATTAAATGGACAGCACCAGAGAGTCTTGCCTACAATACCTTCTCAATTAAATCTGACGTCTGGG CTTTTGGGGTGCTCTTGTGGGAAATTGCTACATATGGAATGTCACCATATCCAGGTATTGACCTGTCTCAGGTCTATGATCTGCTGGAAAAAGGATATCGAATGGAACAGCCTGAAGGATGTCCCCCTAAGGTGTATGAACTTATGAGAGCAT GCTGGAAGTGGAGCCCTGCCGACAGGCCCTCTTTTGCTGAAACACATCAAGCTTTTGAAACCATGTTCCATGACTCCAGCATTTCTGAAG AGGTAGCCGAGGAGCTTGGGAGAGCTGCCTCCTCCTCATCTGTTGTTCCATATCTGCCCCGACTACCTATACTTCCTTCTAAGACCCGGACGCTGAAGAAACAGGGGGAGAACAAGGAGAATATTGAAGGGCCACAAGATGCCACAGAAAATTCTGCTTCCAGTTCAGCACCAG GCTTCATTAGAAGTGCACAGGCCCCCAGTGGGTCCCCAGCACTGCCTCGAAAGCAAAGAGACAAGTCCCCCAGCAGCCTCTTGGAAGATGCCAAAGAGACATGCTTCACCAGAGATAGGAAGGGAGGCTTCTTCAGTTCCTTCATGAAAAAGAGAAATGCTCCCACACCCCCCAAACGCAGCAGCTCCTTCCGAGAAATGGAGAATCAGCCCCACAAGAAATATGAACTCACGGGTAACTTCTCATCTGTTGCTTCTCTACAGCATGCTGATGGGTTCTCTTTTACTGCTGCCCAGCAAGAGGCGAATCTGGTGCCACCCAAGTGCTATGGGGGTAGCTTTGCACAGAGGAACCTCTGTAATGACGacagtggcgggggtgggggcagtggcgCTGCTGTGGGTGGGTGGTCTGGCATCACAGGCTTCTTCACGCCACGCTTAATCAAAAAGACACTGGGCTTACGAGCAGGTAAACCCACAGCCAGTGATGACACTTCCAAGCCTTTTCCAAGGTCAAACTCTACATCTTCCATGTCCTCAGGGCTTCCAGAGCAGGATAGGATGGCAATGACCCTTCCCAGGAACTGCCAGAGGTCCAAACTCCAGCTGGAAAGGACAGTGTCCACCTCTTCTCAGCCAGAAGAGAATGTGGATAGGGCCAGTGACATGCTTCCCAAAAAATCAGAGGAAGGTGCCGCTCCGACCAGGGAGAGACCAAAAGCCAAACTTTTGCCCAGAGGAGCCACCGCTCTTCCTCTCAGAACCCCCTCTGGGGATCCAGCCATTACAGAGAAGGACtctccagggctgggggtggctgGAGTGGCAGCTGCCCccaagagcagagagaggaatggTGGGGCACGACTTGGCATGGCTGGAGTCCCAGAGGATGGCGAGCAGACAGGCTGGGCTGCCCCGGCCAAGGCTGCGGCGGTCCTCCCGACCACTCACAACCACAAAGTGCCAGTCCTTATCTCACCCACTCTGAAGCACACTCCAGCTGACGTGCAGCTCATCGGCACAGACTCTCAGGGGAATAAGTTCAAGCTCTTGTCTGAGCATCAGGTCACTTCCTCTGGAGACAAGGACCGACCCCGCCGGGTAAAACCAAAGTgtgccccacccccgccgccagGGGTGAGACTACTGCAGCATCCGGCCGTGTGCTCAGACTCCACGGAAGAGCCCACGTCAGAAacacaggagggagggaagaaggcgGCTCCAGGGGCAGTGCCCATCAGTGGGAAAGCTGGGAGGCCTGTAATGCCTCCACCTCAAGTGCCTCTGCCCACATCTTCCATCTCACCAGCGAAAATGGCCAATGGCACAGCAGGTACTAAAGTGGCTCTGAGAAAAACCAGACAGGTGGCTGAGAAAATCTCAGCTGACAAAATCAGTAAGGAGGCCCTGCTGGAATGTGCTGACCTACTGTCCAGTGCAATCACAGAACCTGTGCCCAACAGCCAGTTGGTGGACACTGGACACCAGCTGCTCGACTACTGCTCAGGCTATGTGGACTGCATCCCCCAAACTCGCAACAAATTTGCCTTCCGCGAGGCTGTGAGCAAACTGGAACTCAGCCTGCAGGAGCTGCAGGTGTCTTCTGCAGCTGCTGGTGTGCCCGGGGCAAACCCTGTCCTTAACAACTTACTGTCATGTGTACAGGAAATCAGTGATGTGGTGCAGAGGTAG
- the ABL2 gene encoding tyrosine-protein kinase ABL2 isoform X3, with amino-acid sequence MGQQVGRVGEAPGLQQSQPRGIRGSSAARPSSRRRDLAGRTAEAGFNIFTQHDHFASCVEDGFEGDKTGGSSPEALHRPYGCDVEPQALNEAIRWSSKENLLGATESDPNLFVALYDFVASGDNTLSITKGEKLRVLGYNQNGEWSEVRSKNGQGWVPSNYITPVNSLEKHSWYHGPVSRSAAEYLLSSLINGSFLVRESESSPGQLSISLRYEGRVYHYRINTTTDGKVYVTAESRFSTLAELVHHHSTVADGLVTTLHYPAPKCNKPTVYGVSPIHDKWEMERTDITMKHKLGGGQYGEVYVGVWKKYSLTVAVKTLKEDTMEVEEFLKEAAVMKEIKHPNLVQLLGVCTLEPPFYIVTEYMPYGNLLDYLRECNREEVTAVVLLYMATQISSAMEYLEKKNFIHRDLAARNCLVGENHVVKVADFGLSRLMTGDTYTAHAGAKFPIKWTAPESLAYNTFSIKSDVWAFGVLLWEIATYGMSPYPGIDLSQVYDLLEKGYRMEQPEGCPPKVYELMRACWKWSPADRPSFAETHQAFETMFHDSSISEEVAEELGRAASSSSVVPYLPRLPILPSKTRTLKKQGENKENIEGPQDATENSASSSAPGFIRSAQAPSGSPALPRKQRDKSPSSLLEDAKETCFTRDRKGGFFSSFMKKRNAPTPPKRSSSFREMENQPHKKYELTGLPEQDRMAMTLPRNCQRSKLQLERTVSTSSQPEENVDRASDMLPKKSEEGAAPTRERPKAKLLPRGATALPLRTPSGDPAITEKDSPGLGVAGVAAAPKSRERNGGARLGMAGVPEDGEQTGWAAPAKAAAVLPTTHNHKVPVLISPTLKHTPADVQLIGTDSQGNKFKLLSEHQVTSSGDKDRPRRVKPKCAPPPPPGVRLLQHPAVCSDSTEEPTSETQEGGKKAAPGAVPISGKAGRPVMPPPQVPLPTSSISPAKMANGTAGTKVALRKTRQVAEKISADKISKEALLECADLLSSAITEPVPNSQLVDTGHQLLDYCSGYVDCIPQTRNKFAFREAVSKLELSLQELQVSSAAAGVPGANPVLNNLLSCVQEISDVVQR; translated from the exons atcACTTTGCCAGCTGTGTGGAGGATGGATTTGAGGGAGACAAGACTGGAGGCAgtagtccag AAGCCTTGCACCGCCCCTATGGTTGTGATGTTGAACCCCAGGCCCTGAATGAAGCCATCAGGTGGAGCTCCAAGGAGAACTTGCTTGGAGCCACTGAGAGTGACCCTAATCTCTTTGTTGCACTTTATGATTTCGTAGCAAGTGGTGATAACACACTGAGTATCACTAAAG GTGAAAAGCTACGAGTCCTTGGTTACAACCAGAATGGTGAGTGGAGTGAAGTTCGCTCTAAGAATGGCCAAGGCTGGGTGCCAAGCAACTACATCACCCCAGTGAACAGCCTGGAGAAACACTCCTGGTACCATGGACCTGTGTCTCGCAGTGCAGCAGAGTATCTACTCAGCAGTCTAATCAATGGCAGCTTCCTGGTGCGAGAAAGTGAGAGCAGCCCTGGGCAGCTGTCAATCTCGCTCAGGTATGAGGGGCGTGTGTATCACTACAGGATCAATACCACCACAGATGGCAAG GTTTATGTAACTGCTGAGAGCCGCTTTAGCACCTTGGCCGAGCTTGTTCACCATCACTCCACAGTGGCTGATGGACTGGTAACAACACTACACTACCCAGCACCCAAGTGTAATAAGCCTACAGTCTACGGTGTGTCCCCTATCCATGACAAATGGGAAATGGAACGAACAGATATTACCATGAAGCACAAACTTGGGGGTGGTCAGTATGGAGAGGTTTACGTTGGCGTCTGGAAGAAATATAGCCTTACGGTTGCTGTGAAAACATTGAAG GAAGATACTATGGAGGTGGAGGAATTCCTAAAAGAAGCTGCAGTGATGAAGGAAATCAAGCATCCTAATCTGGTACAACTACTAG GTGTATGTACTTTGGAGCCACCATTTTACATTGTGACTGAATACATGCCTTATGGGAACTTGCTTGATTATCTCCGAGAATGCAACCGAGAAGAGGTGACTGCAGTTGTACTGCTTTACATGGCCACTCAGATCTCTTCTGCAATGGAGTATTTAGAGAAGAAGAATTTCATCCATAG AGATCTTGCAGCTCGTAACTGCCTGGTGGGAGAAAACCATGTGGTAAAAGTGGCTGACTTTGGCTTGAGTAGATTGATGACTGGAGACACCTATACTGCTCATGCTGGAGCCAAATTTCCTATTAAATGGACAGCACCAGAGAGTCTTGCCTACAATACCTTCTCAATTAAATCTGACGTCTGGG CTTTTGGGGTGCTCTTGTGGGAAATTGCTACATATGGAATGTCACCATATCCAGGTATTGACCTGTCTCAGGTCTATGATCTGCTGGAAAAAGGATATCGAATGGAACAGCCTGAAGGATGTCCCCCTAAGGTGTATGAACTTATGAGAGCAT GCTGGAAGTGGAGCCCTGCCGACAGGCCCTCTTTTGCTGAAACACATCAAGCTTTTGAAACCATGTTCCATGACTCCAGCATTTCTGAAG AGGTAGCCGAGGAGCTTGGGAGAGCTGCCTCCTCCTCATCTGTTGTTCCATATCTGCCCCGACTACCTATACTTCCTTCTAAGACCCGGACGCTGAAGAAACAGGGGGAGAACAAGGAGAATATTGAAGGGCCACAAGATGCCACAGAAAATTCTGCTTCCAGTTCAGCACCAG GCTTCATTAGAAGTGCACAGGCCCCCAGTGGGTCCCCAGCACTGCCTCGAAAGCAAAGAGACAAGTCCCCCAGCAGCCTCTTGGAAGATGCCAAAGAGACATGCTTCACCAGAGATAGGAAGGGAGGCTTCTTCAGTTCCTTCATGAAAAAGAGAAATGCTCCCACACCCCCCAAACGCAGCAGCTCCTTCCGAGAAATGGAGAATCAGCCCCACAAGAAATATGAACTCACGG GGCTTCCAGAGCAGGATAGGATGGCAATGACCCTTCCCAGGAACTGCCAGAGGTCCAAACTCCAGCTGGAAAGGACAGTGTCCACCTCTTCTCAGCCAGAAGAGAATGTGGATAGGGCCAGTGACATGCTTCCCAAAAAATCAGAGGAAGGTGCCGCTCCGACCAGGGAGAGACCAAAAGCCAAACTTTTGCCCAGAGGAGCCACCGCTCTTCCTCTCAGAACCCCCTCTGGGGATCCAGCCATTACAGAGAAGGACtctccagggctgggggtggctgGAGTGGCAGCTGCCCccaagagcagagagaggaatggTGGGGCACGACTTGGCATGGCTGGAGTCCCAGAGGATGGCGAGCAGACAGGCTGGGCTGCCCCGGCCAAGGCTGCGGCGGTCCTCCCGACCACTCACAACCACAAAGTGCCAGTCCTTATCTCACCCACTCTGAAGCACACTCCAGCTGACGTGCAGCTCATCGGCACAGACTCTCAGGGGAATAAGTTCAAGCTCTTGTCTGAGCATCAGGTCACTTCCTCTGGAGACAAGGACCGACCCCGCCGGGTAAAACCAAAGTgtgccccacccccgccgccagGGGTGAGACTACTGCAGCATCCGGCCGTGTGCTCAGACTCCACGGAAGAGCCCACGTCAGAAacacaggagggagggaagaaggcgGCTCCAGGGGCAGTGCCCATCAGTGGGAAAGCTGGGAGGCCTGTAATGCCTCCACCTCAAGTGCCTCTGCCCACATCTTCCATCTCACCAGCGAAAATGGCCAATGGCACAGCAGGTACTAAAGTGGCTCTGAGAAAAACCAGACAGGTGGCTGAGAAAATCTCAGCTGACAAAATCAGTAAGGAGGCCCTGCTGGAATGTGCTGACCTACTGTCCAGTGCAATCACAGAACCTGTGCCCAACAGCCAGTTGGTGGACACTGGACACCAGCTGCTCGACTACTGCTCAGGCTATGTGGACTGCATCCCCCAAACTCGCAACAAATTTGCCTTCCGCGAGGCTGTGAGCAAACTGGAACTCAGCCTGCAGGAGCTGCAGGTGTCTTCTGCAGCTGCTGGTGTGCCCGGGGCAAACCCTGTCCTTAACAACTTACTGTCATGTGTACAGGAAATCAGTGATGTGGTGCAGAGGTAG
- the ABL2 gene encoding tyrosine-protein kinase ABL2 isoform X2, with product MGQQVGRVGEAPGLQQSQPRGIRGSSAARPSSRRRDLAGRTAEAGFNIFTQHEALHRPYGCDVEPQALNEAIRWSSKENLLGATESDPNLFVALYDFVASGDNTLSITKGEKLRVLGYNQNGEWSEVRSKNGQGWVPSNYITPVNSLEKHSWYHGPVSRSAAEYLLSSLINGSFLVRESESSPGQLSISLRYEGRVYHYRINTTTDGKVYVTAESRFSTLAELVHHHSTVADGLVTTLHYPAPKCNKPTVYGVSPIHDKWEMERTDITMKHKLGGGQYGEVYVGVWKKYSLTVAVKTLKEDTMEVEEFLKEAAVMKEIKHPNLVQLLGVCTLEPPFYIVTEYMPYGNLLDYLRECNREEVTAVVLLYMATQISSAMEYLEKKNFIHRDLAARNCLVGENHVVKVADFGLSRLMTGDTYTAHAGAKFPIKWTAPESLAYNTFSIKSDVWAFGVLLWEIATYGMSPYPGIDLSQVYDLLEKGYRMEQPEGCPPKVYELMRACWKWSPADRPSFAETHQAFETMFHDSSISEEVAEELGRAASSSSVVPYLPRLPILPSKTRTLKKQGENKENIEGPQDATENSASSSAPGFIRSAQAPSGSPALPRKQRDKSPSSLLEDAKETCFTRDRKGGFFSSFMKKRNAPTPPKRSSSFREMENQPHKKYELTGNFSSVASLQHADGFSFTAAQQEANLVPPKCYGGSFAQRNLCNDDSGGGGGSGAAVGGWSGITGFFTPRLIKKTLGLRAGKPTASDDTSKPFPRSNSTSSMSSGLPEQDRMAMTLPRNCQRSKLQLERTVSTSSQPEENVDRASDMLPKKSEEGAAPTRERPKAKLLPRGATALPLRTPSGDPAITEKDSPGLGVAGVAAAPKSRERNGGARLGMAGVPEDGEQTGWAAPAKAAAVLPTTHNHKVPVLISPTLKHTPADVQLIGTDSQGNKFKLLSEHQVTSSGDKDRPRRVKPKCAPPPPPGVRLLQHPAVCSDSTEEPTSETQEGGKKAAPGAVPISGKAGRPVMPPPQVPLPTSSISPAKMANGTAGTKVALRKTRQVAEKISADKISKEALLECADLLSSAITEPVPNSQLVDTGHQLLDYCSGYVDCIPQTRNKFAFREAVSKLELSLQELQVSSAAAGVPGANPVLNNLLSCVQEISDVVQR from the exons AAGCCTTGCACCGCCCCTATGGTTGTGATGTTGAACCCCAGGCCCTGAATGAAGCCATCAGGTGGAGCTCCAAGGAGAACTTGCTTGGAGCCACTGAGAGTGACCCTAATCTCTTTGTTGCACTTTATGATTTCGTAGCAAGTGGTGATAACACACTGAGTATCACTAAAG GTGAAAAGCTACGAGTCCTTGGTTACAACCAGAATGGTGAGTGGAGTGAAGTTCGCTCTAAGAATGGCCAAGGCTGGGTGCCAAGCAACTACATCACCCCAGTGAACAGCCTGGAGAAACACTCCTGGTACCATGGACCTGTGTCTCGCAGTGCAGCAGAGTATCTACTCAGCAGTCTAATCAATGGCAGCTTCCTGGTGCGAGAAAGTGAGAGCAGCCCTGGGCAGCTGTCAATCTCGCTCAGGTATGAGGGGCGTGTGTATCACTACAGGATCAATACCACCACAGATGGCAAG GTTTATGTAACTGCTGAGAGCCGCTTTAGCACCTTGGCCGAGCTTGTTCACCATCACTCCACAGTGGCTGATGGACTGGTAACAACACTACACTACCCAGCACCCAAGTGTAATAAGCCTACAGTCTACGGTGTGTCCCCTATCCATGACAAATGGGAAATGGAACGAACAGATATTACCATGAAGCACAAACTTGGGGGTGGTCAGTATGGAGAGGTTTACGTTGGCGTCTGGAAGAAATATAGCCTTACGGTTGCTGTGAAAACATTGAAG GAAGATACTATGGAGGTGGAGGAATTCCTAAAAGAAGCTGCAGTGATGAAGGAAATCAAGCATCCTAATCTGGTACAACTACTAG GTGTATGTACTTTGGAGCCACCATTTTACATTGTGACTGAATACATGCCTTATGGGAACTTGCTTGATTATCTCCGAGAATGCAACCGAGAAGAGGTGACTGCAGTTGTACTGCTTTACATGGCCACTCAGATCTCTTCTGCAATGGAGTATTTAGAGAAGAAGAATTTCATCCATAG AGATCTTGCAGCTCGTAACTGCCTGGTGGGAGAAAACCATGTGGTAAAAGTGGCTGACTTTGGCTTGAGTAGATTGATGACTGGAGACACCTATACTGCTCATGCTGGAGCCAAATTTCCTATTAAATGGACAGCACCAGAGAGTCTTGCCTACAATACCTTCTCAATTAAATCTGACGTCTGGG CTTTTGGGGTGCTCTTGTGGGAAATTGCTACATATGGAATGTCACCATATCCAGGTATTGACCTGTCTCAGGTCTATGATCTGCTGGAAAAAGGATATCGAATGGAACAGCCTGAAGGATGTCCCCCTAAGGTGTATGAACTTATGAGAGCAT GCTGGAAGTGGAGCCCTGCCGACAGGCCCTCTTTTGCTGAAACACATCAAGCTTTTGAAACCATGTTCCATGACTCCAGCATTTCTGAAG AGGTAGCCGAGGAGCTTGGGAGAGCTGCCTCCTCCTCATCTGTTGTTCCATATCTGCCCCGACTACCTATACTTCCTTCTAAGACCCGGACGCTGAAGAAACAGGGGGAGAACAAGGAGAATATTGAAGGGCCACAAGATGCCACAGAAAATTCTGCTTCCAGTTCAGCACCAG GCTTCATTAGAAGTGCACAGGCCCCCAGTGGGTCCCCAGCACTGCCTCGAAAGCAAAGAGACAAGTCCCCCAGCAGCCTCTTGGAAGATGCCAAAGAGACATGCTTCACCAGAGATAGGAAGGGAGGCTTCTTCAGTTCCTTCATGAAAAAGAGAAATGCTCCCACACCCCCCAAACGCAGCAGCTCCTTCCGAGAAATGGAGAATCAGCCCCACAAGAAATATGAACTCACGGGTAACTTCTCATCTGTTGCTTCTCTACAGCATGCTGATGGGTTCTCTTTTACTGCTGCCCAGCAAGAGGCGAATCTGGTGCCACCCAAGTGCTATGGGGGTAGCTTTGCACAGAGGAACCTCTGTAATGACGacagtggcgggggtgggggcagtggcgCTGCTGTGGGTGGGTGGTCTGGCATCACAGGCTTCTTCACGCCACGCTTAATCAAAAAGACACTGGGCTTACGAGCAGGTAAACCCACAGCCAGTGATGACACTTCCAAGCCTTTTCCAAGGTCAAACTCTACATCTTCCATGTCCTCAGGGCTTCCAGAGCAGGATAGGATGGCAATGACCCTTCCCAGGAACTGCCAGAGGTCCAAACTCCAGCTGGAAAGGACAGTGTCCACCTCTTCTCAGCCAGAAGAGAATGTGGATAGGGCCAGTGACATGCTTCCCAAAAAATCAGAGGAAGGTGCCGCTCCGACCAGGGAGAGACCAAAAGCCAAACTTTTGCCCAGAGGAGCCACCGCTCTTCCTCTCAGAACCCCCTCTGGGGATCCAGCCATTACAGAGAAGGACtctccagggctgggggtggctgGAGTGGCAGCTGCCCccaagagcagagagaggaatggTGGGGCACGACTTGGCATGGCTGGAGTCCCAGAGGATGGCGAGCAGACAGGCTGGGCTGCCCCGGCCAAGGCTGCGGCGGTCCTCCCGACCACTCACAACCACAAAGTGCCAGTCCTTATCTCACCCACTCTGAAGCACACTCCAGCTGACGTGCAGCTCATCGGCACAGACTCTCAGGGGAATAAGTTCAAGCTCTTGTCTGAGCATCAGGTCACTTCCTCTGGAGACAAGGACCGACCCCGCCGGGTAAAACCAAAGTgtgccccacccccgccgccagGGGTGAGACTACTGCAGCATCCGGCCGTGTGCTCAGACTCCACGGAAGAGCCCACGTCAGAAacacaggagggagggaagaaggcgGCTCCAGGGGCAGTGCCCATCAGTGGGAAAGCTGGGAGGCCTGTAATGCCTCCACCTCAAGTGCCTCTGCCCACATCTTCCATCTCACCAGCGAAAATGGCCAATGGCACAGCAGGTACTAAAGTGGCTCTGAGAAAAACCAGACAGGTGGCTGAGAAAATCTCAGCTGACAAAATCAGTAAGGAGGCCCTGCTGGAATGTGCTGACCTACTGTCCAGTGCAATCACAGAACCTGTGCCCAACAGCCAGTTGGTGGACACTGGACACCAGCTGCTCGACTACTGCTCAGGCTATGTGGACTGCATCCCCCAAACTCGCAACAAATTTGCCTTCCGCGAGGCTGTGAGCAAACTGGAACTCAGCCTGCAGGAGCTGCAGGTGTCTTCTGCAGCTGCTGGTGTGCCCGGGGCAAACCCTGTCCTTAACAACTTACTGTCATGTGTACAGGAAATCAGTGATGTGGTGCAGAGGTAG